Within Verrucomicrobiota bacterium, the genomic segment GATCGACTCTGGAAAACCGACGATCCCGCGCTGAATCGTGAGCTCCGCCAGACTTTCGCCCCAGGCCCTCCCCGTCACACGCGCCCGCTTGGCTTCACCGTCTCCGGACGTCAAGGAGGCCCGCTCCATGTCGAAGTCCGGGACGAAGCCGGCCGCAGCGTTCACGTGGAGTCCTCCCTGCCCTTGGCCGCCGCCAGGACCAGACCTCTCACCACTTTGATGCTGAAGGAACAACTCGGACGGCTCGGTGGAACTCCTTTCCATCTCGGATCGATCGAATCCACCCTCGAAGGGGAGTTGATGCTGCCTGTCAGCGAACTCAATGCGCTCCGCCGCCGCAGCGTCGAACAGTTGCTCCAGCAGCGCGCTCCATCACGATGGACCTTGCATCCGGCGGCCCGCCCGGATTCTCCACCCGCTGCTGCGCCTTTCCCGCGCTCGGATTCCCAACACCGCACGTCCCACCCTCTCACGCTTTCGGTGCTGGTACGAACGCTCCAACAATTGCAGGCCGCCCTCGACTTCGGCGTCCCCGACATCTATTGCGAATTCGAGAACCCGAAGCGCCATCGCGACGCCGTCGCCGAGTTTCGCAAGCACCCGCAAACATCCGGCGCCCGCCGCATCTGGGCCGCCCCGCCCCGCATTTTCAAGCCGGGAGAGGATTGGATCCTGTCCCAAATCCGATCGGCGGAGCCGGACGGTTATCTCATCCGCAACTACAACCATTTTCACTTTTTCAAAGGATGCCGTCTTCGCGGCGATTTCAGCCTCAATGTCGCGAATGAACTGTCCGCCAGGTTTTTCCTGGAACATGGCCCCCTCGAGCGCGTCACCGCCTCGTATGATTTGAATCATCAACAGGTGGAGGGGTTGCTGCGTCACCTCGACCCGGGCGTGCTTGAACTGACGTTGCACCAACACATGCCCATGTTTCACATGGAGCATTGCGTGTTTTGTGCGTTCTTGTCTCAAGGCAAGGATTACCGCGACTGCGGCCGGCCCTGCGACAAGCACGAAGTCCGGCTGCGCGACCGCGTTGGCTTGCGACATCCCTTGAAGGCCGACGCAGGCTGCCGGAACACCTTGTTCAATGCCCTGGCGCAAACCGGAGCCGAAGGGTTCGACAAACTTCGAGCCGCAGGCGCCAGACATTTCCGCATCGAGTTTCTCGATGAGTCCGCCTCGCTCGTGCAGCAGACGCTTGACACCTATGACCGCTTGTTTCGCGGCGTGATTTCAGGCGCGGCAGTCTGGCAGGAACTGCGCGTGATCAATCAGCTCGGGGTGACACGCGGAACCTCGGTCTCCTGAGGGTCATGGGCGCCACACAAGCGCCAGAGGCTTGACGGAACGCACCCATTCCGGACCCAGCCCCGGA encodes:
- a CDS encoding U32 family peptidase encodes the protein MRAPAPPSPSHAPHRLPERAPELLAPAGNWECARAAIENGADAIYFGLGRFNARMRADNFTREDLPRLMPWLHERGARGYVTFNTLIFQDELEMARQDLLALMEHGVDAAIVQDAGICRLIRQLSPDFPIHASTQMTISSAAGVEFARRLGCQLVVLARECSLQDIAAIRATTPIASMPLEVFVHGALCVAYSGQCLTSEALGGRSANRGECAQACRMPYDLLRDGEEVPLQGRRYLLSPQDLSGLEVLPDLLRLGVHSLKIEGRLKSPEYVASVTQVYRRELDRLSGTPQPAMDEVHKRYRLEMAFSRGLSTGWFKGIDNQSLVHARFGKKRGVLLGEIQRVGRHFVELIPQAPIHAGDGVVFDQGSPETEEQGGRIYQVLPRGKLTRLEFGRGDVDWSRIHPGDRLWKTDDPALNRELRQTFAPGPPRHTRPLGFTVSGRQGGPLHVEVRDEAGRSVHVESSLPLAAARTRPLTTLMLKEQLGRLGGTPFHLGSIESTLEGELMLPVSELNALRRRSVEQLLQQRAPSRWTLHPAARPDSPPAAAPFPRSDSQHRTSHPLTLSVLVRTLQQLQAALDFGVPDIYCEFENPKRHRDAVAEFRKHPQTSGARRIWAAPPRIFKPGEDWILSQIRSAEPDGYLIRNYNHFHFFKGCRLRGDFSLNVANELSARFFLEHGPLERVTASYDLNHQQVEGLLRHLDPGVLELTLHQHMPMFHMEHCVFCAFLSQGKDYRDCGRPCDKHEVRLRDRVGLRHPLKADAGCRNTLFNALAQTGAEGFDKLRAAGARHFRIEFLDESASLVQQTLDTYDRLFRGVISGAAVWQELRVINQLGVTRGTSVS